Proteins from one Desulfonema limicola genomic window:
- the rarD gene encoding EamA family transporter RarD: MQIYNMENEKHEQIAGAACGAIAFFIWGLSPLYWKVLKTVPALEVIMHRVVWSFVFLFPIIFIQGKWEEFVKVLKKPRILIILLFTAFFVAFNWLIYIWSVNNGHIIEASLGYYINPLVNVLLGVIFLKERLRVFQLIAVIFACAGVLCLTFYYGKFPWVSLTLAFSFGFYGLIRKVVSVGSLTGLCIETLLLSVPAGVYLIYLQFHDTGAFLNNGAVIDTFLAGSALVTALPLLLFILGTKRLNLSTIGFLQYIAPTCMFLLGVFVYNEPFSRVQVITFSLIWTALGIYSFDSMINYKKMQKKSGLI; this comes from the coding sequence ATGCAGATTTACAACATGGAAAATGAGAAACATGAACAAATAGCCGGTGCTGCCTGCGGGGCAATAGCATTTTTTATCTGGGGATTAAGCCCCCTTTACTGGAAAGTTTTAAAAACAGTTCCTGCTCTTGAAGTTATTATGCACAGGGTTGTATGGTCTTTTGTTTTTCTTTTTCCAATAATTTTTATTCAGGGAAAATGGGAAGAATTTGTAAAGGTTTTAAAAAAGCCCAGGATATTGATTATCCTTTTGTTTACTGCATTTTTTGTTGCTTTTAACTGGCTGATTTATATCTGGTCGGTAAATAACGGCCATATAATAGAAGCCAGTCTGGGCTATTATATTAATCCCCTGGTAAATGTACTGCTGGGAGTTATCTTTCTTAAAGAGCGCCTGCGCGTGTTTCAATTGATTGCAGTGATTTTTGCCTGTGCCGGGGTTTTATGCCTTACCTTTTATTATGGAAAATTTCCCTGGGTTTCACTTACCCTTGCTTTTTCATTTGGGTTTTACGGCCTGATAAGGAAAGTTGTTTCAGTGGGTTCTTTGACAGGACTCTGCATTGAAACCCTTTTATTGTCTGTTCCTGCTGGTGTTTATCTTATTTATCTTCAATTCCATGATACTGGAGCATTTTTAAACAACGGGGCAGTAATAGATACATTTTTAGCAGGCTCTGCACTGGTAACAGCCCTTCCGCTTTTGCTTTTCATACTTGGAACAAAGCGTTTAAATCTTTCAACAATAGGCTTTCTGCAATATATTGCCCCAACCTGCATGTTTCTTTTGGGTGTGTTTGTTTATAACGAACCTTTTTCAAGGGTTCAGGTTATAACCTTTTCCCTT